The Candida orthopsilosis Co 90-125, chromosome 7 draft sequence genome has a window encoding:
- a CDS encoding Fun30 protein (S. cerevisiae homolog FUN30 has role in at mating-type cassette, chromatin silencing at rDNA, chromosome organization, chromatin silencing at telomere): MSWSSNGRFNGNHNGSISATPQKENYVQVPSSSPIVIKSSPSDLEHTTQPSFNSKIDEQKQIEIEKKRQKIREHKDFPLIRKRFYYLSESDIFKGFVKGKGILRDVTRWLEDNHNYSDYLKKQKIEREDRLRQEELMKQKQREDRLKRDYEAGLGKKSEQDDEKKSIGAPYDDEDDSPVKMKGKARAKIEVASPSKEDQSSTKVEIKSRQSILSKYKSQGPKQATLERFGRLGSLSNDNTKKRKLVKGTLFDRAQSPSSASVSPVPVPTSLSAKFSFNNGSNNSTTSLNSSETSSQVDELEESERRIAENLKLAKLRKQQLQNHTQYQGNNRSNAIQISDDDDLLGDDDASDSMSDEDVDMNTEEGLTTIDGKILEFINNAPIEDLIDISNIEPEIAELVINSRPYQSIYDISENDFTKEEMKKNTRRKKMGLRIIEQTESSLKGYKAIDSLIKKCAEYGDIISTQMKEWGVSQTGENGELDLVDLDPVQDDEIKDDDDDDDDDVVIIKKKGLKYIKHKPALLESEITLNNYQQVGLNWVNLLYHNKLSCILADEMGLGKTCQVIAFMAYLKQVGEKCPHLVVVPASTIENWIREFNKFCPAIKVQAYYGSQKEREELRYELQDTEFDVLVTTYSLACGSPQDAKFLKHQDFNVVVYDEGHLLKNSQSERYVKLMKLKGQFRLLLTGTPLQNNLKELVSLLSFILPQVFNEKRDDLVGIFRQKTSGVSENGKSTSKEYNPLLSMQAIKNAKTMMTPFVLRRRKDQVLQHLPVKCHEIVHCKLTPDQAQLYNKFLDDGRRIRGERERRKNMSAAEVAKLNKADPIPTSSNVLMQLRKAALHPLLFRVRYDDKKLKLMAKAIMNEPEYVEANETYIYEDMTVMSDFELNNLCLKFPHTLRKWQLDESSFLDSGKIVELQRILDIIINNKHEKVLIFSLFTQVLDILEKVLSILKYKFVRLDGGTKVEERQETIDMYYEDETIPIFLLSTKAGGFGINLVAANNVIIFDQSFNPHDDKQAEDRAHRVGQTKEVTVYKFITEKTVETNILMVAENKLQLDYSISSNETTDSNKFEENAASTFEKILFEEKE, encoded by the coding sequence ATGAGCTGGAGTTCAAACGGAAGATTTAATGGAAACCACAATGGTTCAATTTCTGCTACACCtcaaaaggaaaattaTGTTCAAGTTCCTTCCTCATCTCCCATTGTTATAAAGTCGTCTCCTTCAGATTTAGAACACACTACACAACCAAGCTTCAATAGCAAGATAGATGAACAAAAACAGATAGAAATCGAAAAGAAACGACAAAAGATTCGTGAACACAAGGATTTTCCCCTTATACGGAAGAGATTTTACTACTTAAGTGAGAGTGACATTTTCAAAGGGTTTGTCAAAGGAAAGGGAATTTTACGAGACGTGACAAGATGGCTAGAGGATAATCACAATTATAGTGACTATTTGAAGAAAcagaaaattgaaagagaaGACAGACTAAGACAAGAGGAAttaatgaaacaaaagcaaaggGAAGATCGGTTGAAGAGGGACTACGAGGCAGGGTTGGGCAAAAAGAGTGAGCAGGATGATGAGAAAAAGAGCATCGGTGCTCcttatgatgatgaagatgactCTCCGGTGAAAATGAAAGGTAAGGCACGAGCTAAAATCGAAGTGGCCTCACCTAGTAAGGAAGATCAACTGTCAACAAAGGTagaaatcaaatcaagacAATCAATACTTAGCAAGTACAAGAGCCAAGGCCCTAAACAAGCTACACTCGAAAGGTTTGGTAGATTAGGTTCATTGTCAAACGATAATAcgaagaaaagaaagttgGTTAAAGGAACGCTATTTGACAGGGCTCAATCACCAAGCTCAGCTTCGGTTTCGCCCGTGCCTGTTCCAACCTCATTGAGTGCAAAGTTTAGTTTTAACAACggcagcaacaacagcacAACTAGTTTGAATAGCAGCGAGACATCATCTCAAGTGGACGAGTTGGAGGAGCTGGAAAGAAGAATTGCAGAGAATCTTAAATTGGCAAAGCTACggaaacaacaactacagAATCACACTCAGTATCAAGGCAATAATAGACTGAATGCAATACAAATTAGTGACGACGATGACCTATTGGGAGATGATGATGCGAGCGACTCCATGTCGGACGAGGATGTCGACATGAACACTGAGGAAGGACTCACTACAATTGATGGCAAGATCTTggaattcatcaacaatgcgccaattgaagatttgattgatatatCAAACATTGAGCCGGAAATTGCTGAGCTCGTTATCAACTCGCGTCCATATCAAAGCATCTACGATATATCGGAAAATGACTtcaccaaagaagaaatgaagaaaaacactcgaagaaagaaaatgggATTGAGAATAATTGAACAGACTGAATCAAGTTTGAAAGGCTATAAGGCAATTGATTCTTTAATAAAAAAGTGTGCAGAGTATGGTGACATAATCTCAACACAAATGAAGGAATGGGGTGTATCACAAACAGGAGAAAATGGAGAACTCGACTTGGTTGATTTGGACCCTGTACAGGATGATGAGAtaaaagatgatgatgatgatgatgatgatgatgtcgtcattatcaaaaagaaaggatTGAAATATATCAAACATAAGCCTGCCTTGTTAGAAAGTGAGATTACATTAAACAATTACCAACAAGTAGGACTCAACTGGGTCAATTTGCTTTACCATAACAAACTTTCCTGTATTCTAGCCGATGAAATGGGATTAGGAAAAACATGCCAGGTTATAGCTTTCATGGCTTATTTGAAACAGGTTGGTGAAAAATGTCCTCACTTAGTAGTGGTTCCGGCTTCCactattgaaaattggaTTCGTGAGTTCAATAAATTTTGTCCTGCTATAAAGGTTCAAGCATACTATGGTTCGCAAAAGGAAAGGGAGGAATTAAGATACGAGTTGCAAGATACTGAGTTTGATGTGTTAGTAACAACCTATTCATTGGCTTGTGGCTCTCCCCAAGATgccaagtttttgaaacatcaaGATTTCAATGTTGTTGTGTATGACGAAGGACACTTGTTGAAGAACTCACAATCAGAACGATATGtcaagttgatgaaactaAAAGGTCAATTCAGATTATTGTTGACAGGAACTCCATTGCAAAATAACTTAAAGGAATTAGTATCATTGTTATCCTTCATTTTACCTCAGGTCTTTAATGAGAAAAGAGACGACCTTGTGGGGATTTTCCGTCAAAAAACAAGTGGCGTTTCTGAAAATggaaaatcaacatcaaaagaGTATAATCCATTGTTGTCGATGCAAGCGATCAAGAACGCTAAAACGATGATGACACCTTTCGTGTTGCGTAGAAGAAAAGATCAAGTGTTGCAACATTTGCCAGTAAAGTGCCATGAAATCGTGCATTGTAAATTGACTCCTGATCAAGCTCAATTGTACAACAAATTTCTTGACGATGGTAGAAGAATAAGAGGAGAAAGGGAAAGGAGAAAGAACATGTCCGCTGCCGAGGTGgccaaattgaataagGCTGACCCTATCCccacatcatcaaatgtGTTGATGCAATTGCGTAAAGCGGCATTGCATCCATTGTTATTCCGAGTTAGATACGATGATAAGAAACTCAAGTTGATGGCAAAAGCTATCATGAACGAGCCTGAATACGTTGAAGCTAATGAGACTTACATATATGAAGACATGACGGTGATGTCGGactttgaattgaataactTGTGCTTGAAGTTCCCACATACATTAAGAAAATGGCAGTTGGATGAATCCTCGTTCTTGGATAGTgggaaaattgttgaattgcAAAGGATCCTTGatattatcatcaacaacaaacatgAAAAGGTTTTAATATTCTCCCTTTTCACGCAAGTTTTAGACATTTTGGAGAAGGTCCTTTCCATactcaaatacaaattcGTCAGACTTGATGGTGGTACCAAGGTTGAAGAAAGACAAGAAACGATTGATATGTATTACGAGGACGAAACAATCCCAATATTTTTACTATCTACAAAAGCTGGTGGATTTGGTATTAATTTGGTGGCTGCCAACAATGTCATAATATTTGACCAGTCGTTCAACCCTCACGACGATAAGCAAGCGGAGGATAGAGCTCACAGAGTTGGACAAACCAAGGAAGTAACAGTGTATAAGTTTATTACTGAGAAAACAGTGGAAACGAACATCTTGATGGTTGCCGAAAACAAGTTGCAGTTGGACTACAGCATCTCGTCAAATGAAACTACCGATAGCaacaagtttgaagaaaacGCCGCATCCACATTCGAGAAGATATTgtttgaagagaaagaatAG